A DNA window from Helianthus annuus cultivar XRQ/B chromosome 15, HanXRQr2.0-SUNRISE, whole genome shotgun sequence contains the following coding sequences:
- the LOC110913810 gene encoding uncharacterized protein LOC110913810, giving the protein MSIKAAPFEALYGRKCRSPVCWAELGDKQRLGPELVQETTDKIFKIRDRIKVARDRQKSYADRRRKPLSFEVGDKGLLKVSSWKGVARFGKQGKLSPRYIRPYEILEKIGNVVYKLKLPETLSSVHDTFHVSNLKRCLSDETIIIPPYGIHVDDKLHFIEEPVEVLVSKIYKTRRSRIRLFKVRWNSKRGLEFTWEREDKFKKKYPHLFKKVPTKSNAI; this is encoded by the coding sequence atgAGTATCAaagccgcaccattcgaagcattATATGGCCGTAAGTGTCGATCTCCGGTATGCTGGGCAGAACTAGGTGACAAACAACGGTTAGGTCCTGAGTTAGTTCAAGAAACTACCGATaaaatattcaaaattcgagACCGTATCAAGGTGGCTCGAGACagacagaaaagctacgcggacaGACGCCGCAAACCATTGTCCTTTGAGGTTGGAGACAAGGGGTTGCTAAAAGTCTCGTCGtggaaaggcgtagctagattcgGTAAGCAAGGGAAGCTTAGCCCGAGATACATAAGACCATACGAAATCTTGGAAAAGATTGGAAACGTCGTCTACAAGTTAAAACTGCCAGAAACACTCAGTAGCGTTCACGACACTTTTCATGTGTCGAATTTGAAAAGGTGTCTTTCGGATGAAACAATTATTATTCCCCCGTACGGAATCCATGTAGACGACAAACTCCATTTCatcgaagaacctgttgaggttctGGTTTCAAAGATTTACAAAACGAGGAGAAGTCGTATCAGACTATTCAAAGTCCGGTGGAACTCGAAACGAGGACTCGAGTTTACATGGGAACGAGAAGACAAATTCAAaaagaagtaccctcatttgtttaaGAAAGTCCCAACGAAGAGTAACGCAatctaa